The following is a genomic window from Plasmodium yoelii strain 17X genome assembly, chromosome: 12.
TTTAacatcaaaaaataaagaaaaaatggaatTATTAGGTGATagtgaaaataaaagtagTATAATCCCACATGTTTTCCCAGATCCTAATAACAATAGGCCtgtatataaaagaaaagaattaaaatcagacaaaatgaaaacaaaagcggattttatagataatgaGATTTCGAAGAAAATCAAGAATAGTATGTATGTTAAGATTGGACAGAATGGTacaaacaattttttaagtttttttgaatttaGAGATTTATCATcaaaaacaaattttaacaatttattattatttatcgaatatttaaaaatattcaatataactgaagctattatatttatagaaaAACTTAATCAATTAATTTGTATATCCTATTGTATGGAGATAACTGATACATTAGAGTTATCAAATAATGACATGATATTATATGACGGTATGTCTATATTATTTAccaaaaaaaatgtagatgtaaaaataaacaacaaAACATATCATATTAATTTACCGACTTTTAAAactatattaaatttattaaatataaataaaaaaactataCCTTTAGTATGTCCATGTAAATCTTATACTAATTTGATACTTagttattttaaaaaatatggacCAAATGCAAAGTGTtctttttatcattataataAACCATCATATTTAGAAGAATATTCTACATCTAGAGTTTTAGGCCAATTAGCTTCGATGCAAGAAAAATTACcttttattaaaagaaatgGAAGAACAGAATCAAAATTAAAAGTTGATATTAATGAAGAACCAGATATTTAtagcaatattttttatcataattttagACATTCTATATCTactagaaaaaaaaaattagacaTATCTAATAAAATAGATCATTCCGATAATGACATAACTTATACAGATGACaattatgttaatatttattataattctagtttaataaatattaatgataGAACAAATATAAgtgatatttttattgatgaAATTAAATCAAAGGTATCTCGTATAAATTCTTATAAAATAGGTAAACAAATTTTCACCACATATGGTAACTTTGGAAAAGATGATCATGATTTGGAATTAAAAGACACTGTGTATGACCCCAATCATTCACGTTCAAAAAAACTTAATaattatgttaataataaaaatgaaaaaactAAGAATGATCCAaaccaaaataaaaaagaagaattCCAATTAAAGACAAATAATggagataaaaataaagatgataATGTTAGTAATATTGAATTTTCATCCATAAAAGATAATATCAATAAAACTGAacttaaaaattctataaaaaataaaaaaaatgtttcaaataaaaaagaaaattataataatttgataaagtctaatatttatgataatgataatgttTCACCAAATGGTGATTTAAATAACAAATCTTCATATTTGACTAATGGAGATGGTGGAGATGATGAAGATGATGACGATGATGACAAAAATAACGCCATGAAAGAATTATTAAAGTTAAAAAATTCTACGaaagttaaaaataatgtgAAAAATATACATGGTGAGAAGATAACTGAAacaaatgtaaataaaataataaatgccAAACATTtgatacaattttttaaaggCACAGAAATATGGAAACCAATTGCTTATTGTCAACATAtagcatatataaataagtcTCTTGATGATATAAGATACAACGAAAATATTATGTTCACAGAAATTTTTGAACAAAATCAGGTGATTCTTTACTTTTCCAATAAtgttcaaaataaaattaaaataagtatagattattttctatttttattagaaaAAGTATCATTAGTAAATTATGTTGAAAACTTATGTAATAACTTTGATTTAGGTGTAATTTCAAAAAGGAAAATGAATAgttcaaatataaataacatttcatctatacatttatttttagaaaaaaatataataaattttagtGAACaatttgcaaaaaaaaataaatatgcaaaTGAATTATATAGTTTATCTACATCAAACCTTTTTTCATCTAAAAGAGACATAgttttaatgaaaaaatcaTATAACAATATCATTTTTGATGAAAAGGATATCTTTGATATATTCAGTTTATATTTGGATGAATTCATAACAGAAAAAATGATTGAagaaacatttttaattccttttgcttttatatttcataaaGAGAATATATCTACACATGGAAAACCAACATTAAATGTATATAGCAATGAACATATAAGAAGAGACAATAGAGGtgcaataaataaatttatgttttatggttacaaatatattataaataatatacccAATTTTTATGCCGATATAATTCCAAACGTccctataaaaaaaaataagttgAAAGAATACACGCTAGTTATATATAGTGATAACCCATCTATgacaaatataattattaaaacaacaattaatGTTATCAATATAG
Proteins encoded in this region:
- a CDS encoding merozoite surface protein MSA180, putative translates to MLKIFYFFSVIFYFLLISRYNADHNDQNYTKKAILLALLKNKFIDKKEYTKYDDINNALQYVKNSKLNINNINKFENFLSYLLKYHNINIAFNDIDTKILYMSGIFEGIYVDLDILDKDYVDTYFNNIHEQSSNIIKLILRSKVVTPEYINIPSEEENFEKFNNNSFYEKYEEAHESLEENNNDEHETNENNIENEIFNNNEEYKIHNLSEEINKMNDNIYNFIENINDENKMTNMENYIKDYPMLDDVKTKYTNDNIIINIYNTYFGYFDPNAMENPRKLPNEHPYISNLNLQIGNNILKDTNGVNSKFDEKNKYIAYSENKEEIQSIDNENSKDYSDDNVENEVLNNENDYEKNINNNIEDYNNDLYVKGEDDYLTFQYTYENPYYTFGLRNSLPNKNKENDSNHDINITNNNENMNEQNNKIDTNDSKHDSNDLSNNLTSKNKEKMELLGDSENKSSIIPHVFPDPNNNRPVYKRKELKSDKMKTKADFIDNEISKKIKNSMYVKIGQNGTNNFLSFFEFRDLSSKTNFNNLLLFIEYLKIFNITEAIIFIEKLNQLICISYCMEITDTLELSNNDMILYDGMSILFTKKNVDVKINNKTYHINLPTFKTILNLLNINKKTIPLVCPCKSYTNLILSYFKKYGPNAKCSFYHYNKPSYLEEYSTSRVLGQLASMQEKLPFIKRNGRTESKLKVDINEEPDIYSNIFYHNFRHSISTRKKKLDISNKIDHSDNDITYTDDNYVNIYYNSSLININDRTNISDIFIDEIKSKVSRINSYKIGKQIFTTYGNFGKDDHDLELKDTVYDPNHSRSKKLNNYVNNKNEKTKNDPNQNKKEEFQLKTNNGDKNKDDNVSNIEFSSIKDNINKTELKNSIKNKKNVSNKKENYNNLIKSNIYDNDNVSPNGDLNNKSSYLTNGDGGDDEDDDDDDKNNAMKELLKLKNSTKVKNNVKNIHGEKITETNVNKIINAKHLIQFFKGTEIWKPIAYCQHIAYINKSLDDIRYNENIMFTEIFEQNQVILYFSNNVQNKIKISIDYFLFLLEKVSLVNYVENLCNNFDLGVISKRKMNSSNINNISSIHLFLEKNIINFSEQFAKKNKYANELYSLSTSNLFSSKRDIVLMKKSYNNIIFDEKDIFDIFSLYLDEFITEKMIEETFLIPFAFIFHKENISTHGKPTLNVYSNEHIRRDNRGAINKFMFYGYKYIINNIPNFYADIIPNVPIKKNKLKEYTLVIYSDNPSMTNIIIKTTINVINIAFLLSILEVVLDTRAEQQFFSHENKFFPLNSFIILNEGINHLFFNYMPNENGSEYQL